Proteins encoded within one genomic window of Rhizobium favelukesii:
- the fsa gene encoding fructose-6-phosphate aldolase, whose amino-acid sequence MKFFVDTADIAEIRELAAAGVIDGVTTNPSLIAKTGRPIRDVIKEICDAIEGPVSAEVTAIEFDRMLVEGERLASIAANVAVKVPSTWDGFRACRALSERGLKVNVTLCFSANQALLAAKAGAAYISPFVGRLDDLGLDGMEVVREIRAISNNDPSFNTEILASSIRTPLHVKQAAMAGADIATVPPGVLRNLAKHPLTDKGLASFLADWGKTGQEIV is encoded by the coding sequence ATGAAGTTCTTTGTGGATACAGCCGACATCGCCGAAATCCGGGAGCTTGCAGCTGCAGGAGTTATCGACGGAGTGACCACAAACCCCTCGCTGATCGCAAAGACCGGCCGACCGATCCGCGACGTGATCAAGGAGATTTGCGATGCGATCGAGGGTCCCGTCTCGGCAGAGGTCACCGCAATCGAATTCGACCGCATGCTTGTCGAGGGAGAGCGATTGGCCAGCATTGCGGCTAATGTGGCCGTCAAGGTGCCATCCACCTGGGATGGATTCAGGGCTTGCCGGGCACTCAGCGAGCGCGGGCTGAAGGTCAATGTCACCCTCTGCTTTTCAGCCAATCAGGCATTGCTCGCGGCCAAAGCCGGTGCGGCCTATATCTCGCCCTTCGTCGGCAGGCTGGACGATCTCGGCCTGGATGGTATGGAAGTCGTCCGAGAAATCCGGGCGATTTCCAACAACGATCCATCCTTCAACACGGAAATCCTCGCATCCTCAATTCGCACGCCTCTGCACGTCAAGCAGGCCGCGATGGCAGGTGCCGATATTGCGACCGTACCACCGGGGGTGCTCCGAAATCTTGCCAAACACCCGCTCACCGACAAAGGATTGGCGTCCTTCCTCGCCGACTGGGGCAAGACGGGGCAAGAGATTGTTTAG
- a CDS encoding GreA/GreB family elongation factor, with protein sequence MTTPLLCYLTTNDHAILREILDQDPRDKAYSRLLRRKLSQAEIYSPRNVPGDVVTINSRVTFCVDAGAPRTANVVRNESLDFPIYTVSVRSLMGLGLLGMRTGGTIVVETERGGSQKLNVIRLDSQAPAPHQRDDRRCETSVSWTRARVHQ encoded by the coding sequence ATGACCACGCCGCTTCTGTGTTACCTAACGACCAATGACCATGCGATCCTCAGAGAAATTCTTGATCAGGATCCTCGCGACAAGGCCTACAGCCGATTGCTCAGAAGGAAGCTGTCGCAGGCTGAGATTTACTCCCCGAGGAATGTTCCCGGTGATGTCGTGACGATAAACAGTCGCGTGACCTTCTGCGTAGATGCAGGTGCTCCAAGAACGGCCAATGTGGTCCGGAATGAGAGCCTTGACTTTCCTATCTACACGGTCTCGGTAAGATCGCTCATGGGATTGGGGCTTCTCGGCATGAGAACGGGTGGGACGATTGTCGTGGAAACGGAAAGGGGCGGCTCACAAAAGTTAAATGTGATAAGGCTCGATAGCCAAGCTCCTGCGCCCCATCAGCGGGACGATCGGAGGTGCGAAACTTCCGTTTCCTGGACTCGGGCACGTGTGCACCAATGA